The Drosophila bipectinata strain 14024-0381.07 chromosome 2L, DbipHiC1v2, whole genome shotgun sequence genome has a segment encoding these proteins:
- the DnaJ-H gene encoding dnaJ homolog subfamily A member 2 isoform X1, whose protein sequence is MDQLNLYEVLGVAPDAGEEEIKKNYRKLAKEFHPDKNPNAGDKFKEISFAYEVLSDPEKRRIYDRYGLKGLQEGAEGFTDASEFFSQWFPFERASQGGRGRRDGKVVVKMEVTLEEIYVGGMKKNLEYKRHKLCGKCNGDGGPKEARESCEACGGAGRATAFTFMGLSAFDAPCPACDGRGFTIKDNMKCTPCQGIGFVEQKMKRDLVVERGAPHMLKVPFANEGNQMRGGEFGDLIVVIVQLEHSLFQRRHANLYMRDLEINLTEALCGYTHCFRHLDGRNVSLRTKPGEVLQHNHIKMVRGCGMPVFNQATDNGDLYLKFRVTFPDNDFATAPQLAMLEDLLPPRQKVVIPQNAEEVQLIDYKPQPRQANQDDDDGSSPHFEGVQCQTA, encoded by the exons ATGgatcaattaaatttatacgAAGTGCTTGGCGTGGCCCCAGACGCAGGAGAAgaggaaataaaaaag AATTATCGCAAATTGGCCAAGGAGTTTCATCCAGACAAAAACCCAAATGCTGGCGATAAGTTTAAGGAGATATCGTTTGCCTATGAAGTGCTCTCAGATCCCGAGAAGCGACGAATATACGACCGTTACGGATTGAAAGGCCTACAAGAGGGCGCTGAGGGATTCACCGATGCGTCTGAATTTTTTTCACAGTGGTTCCCCTTTGAACGGGCTTCGCAAGGGGGGCGTGGAAGGCGTGATGGTAAGGTCGTGGTCAAGATGGAGGTGACACTAGAGGAAATATACGTTGGAGGCATGAAGAAGAACCTTGAGTACAAACGCCATAAGCTCTGTGGAAAGTGCAACGGCGACGGTGGTCCCAAGGAGGCTCGTGAAAGCTGTGAGGCATGCGGCGGTGCTGGACGAGCGACCGCATTTACCTTTATGGGCCTTAGTGCGTTCGACGCG CCATGCCCAGCTTGTGATGGACGTGGATTCACCATCAAGGATAACATGAAATGCACTCCGTGTCAGGGTATCGGGTTCGTTGAGCAGAAGATGAAGCGCGATTTGGTCGTGGAACGTGGAGCGCCGCACATGTTGAAGGTTCCGTTCGCCAACGAAGGAAATCAAATGCGTGGCGGAGAGTTTGGAGATTTAATCGTCGTAATTGTTCAACTGGAGCATTCGCTTTTCCAACGTCGACATGCGAATCTTTATATGCGGGATCTAGAGATCAATCTCACCGAGGCGTTGTGCGGCTACACGCACTGTTTTAGGCACTTGGATGGGCGGAATGTGAGTCTGCGAACCAAACCAGGTGAAGTGCTGCAGCACAACCATATCAAGATGGTCCGTGGTTGCGGAATGCCGGTTTTTAATCAAGCCACGGATAATGGAGATCTATATTTGAAATTCCGTGTTACCTTTCCAGACAACGATTTTGCCACAGCTCCTCAACTGGCCATGCTGGAAGACCTTCTGCCTCCGAGGCAAAAGGTTGTGATACCCCAAAATGCTGAGGAGGTCCAATTGATCGACTATAAACCGCAGCCCAGGCAGGCTAATCAAGACGATGACGATGGTAGTTCACCACACTTCGAGGGCGTGCAGTGCCAGACAGCTTAG
- the Pk34A gene encoding glycogen synthase kinase-3 alpha, with the protein MDSRKKVQCQAPTSVPVPLVIPKNSVIETCGISRGSTEPIQARVKVMEQIGSGSFGLVYRARLDGIKEPVALKQIPHDPQFCQREAEILDQLVDHSNIVRLIMHSCVELGNPPQSCYILIMEFMPMTLHDYINRHQSQMHYSDSLLYVRILSYQIFRGLGHLHTLGICHRDIKPENLLLDNRRMVLKLGDFGSAKFLVPQEPSLSYICSRLYRAPELFAKCELYSCSVDIWSAGCVLAELLKGSPLFMSIIHEENQLGHIINTLGTEGLERAPEILSHCGDIRNINSTRPSWDILLHTVVPQDLSDLLNSCLVYESAGRILPIVACAHPSFDELRVMDTLDRRMPNGRKLPPLFNFSDQELGIDQNLWLHLLPLYLMD; encoded by the exons ATGG ACTCCCGGAAAAAGGTACAATGCCAAGCGCCAACATCAGTACCTGTGCCCCTGGTAATACCCAAGAATTCTGTGATAGAAACCTGTGGAATAAGCCGAGGCAGCACAGAACCTATTCAGGCCAGAGTTAAGGTCATGGAACAGATTGGCAGTGGATCTTTTGGGCTTGTTTACAGGGCTCGTTTAGATGGCATAAAGGAACCAGTGGCACTAAAACAAATCCCCCACGATCCGCAGTTTTGTCAACGGGAGGCCGAGATCTTGGACCAGCTGGTGGACCACTCTAACATCGTTCGACTTATTATGCACTCATGTGTGGAATTAGGCAACCCTCCGCAAAGCTGCTATATCCTCATCATGGAGTTCATGCCTATGACTCTGCACGACTACATCAACCGTCATCAGAGTCAGATGCACTACTCCGACTCACTTCTCTATGTGCGGATTCTTTCATATCAGATCTTTCGAGGATTAGGACATCTTCACACTCTGGGCATCTGCCATAGGGACATAAAGCCGGAAAATCTCCTTTTGGACAACAGAAGAATGGTGCTTAAGTTGGGTGACTTTGGCAGCGCCAAGTTTTTGGTACCTCAGGAACCTAGTTTAAGTTACATTTGTTCCAGACTGTACCGTGCCCCTGAACTGTTTGCCAAATGCGAGCTCTATAGTTGCTCGGTGGATATATGGAGTGCGGGCTGCGTTTTGGCGGAACTTCTAAAGGGATCTCCTTTATTTATGAGTATCATTCACGAAGAAAATCAGCTTGGGCATATCATTAATACTCTAGGCACAGAGGGCTTGGAACGAGCTCCGGAAATCCTCTCTCATTGCGGTGATATAAGAAACATAAATTCAACCCGCCCCAGTTGGGATATATTACTGCATACGGTTGTGCCGCAGGATCTGTCGGATCTGCTGAACTCTTGTTTGGTCTACGAGTCTGCAGGCCGCATACTACCCATAGTAGCATGTGCCCATCCCAGTTTCGATGAACTACGTGTCATGGACACCCTTGATCGCCGAATGCCTAACGGTCGTAAGCTTCCACCCCTCTTCAACTTTAGCGATCAGGAATTGGGCATAGACCAAAACCTTTGGTTGCATCTCCTGCCACTTTATTTGATGGACTAA
- the LOC108133326 gene encoding uncharacterized protein: MQAYISLLVLLGIIYSTIAASTSFQTINVFGEGGAGGGAPLVHHAGNNEDWSDSVHDSDTDKILRELGKLDNNRDNSNNFGNSDASDFGFDTDKLGGDSEERRRGFQFIQFG, encoded by the coding sequence atgcaagcatatatCAGCCTTTTGGTGCTGTTGGGAATAATCTATTCAACAATCGCGGCGTCGACTTCGTTTCAGACTATAAATGTGTTTGGAGAAGGAGGGGCTGGAGGAGGAGCCCCTTTAGTTCATCATGCTGGAAATAATGAAGATTGGAGCGATAGTGTTCACGATTCCGACACCGATAAAATTTTGAGAGAGCTCGGAAAACTGGATAATAATCGTGATAACAGCAACAATTTTGGCAACTCAGACGCATCGGACTTTGGATTCGATACGGACAAGCTCGGAGGGGATTCAGAAGAAAGGAGAAGAGGATTCCAATTCATACAGTTTGGATAA
- the DnaJ-H gene encoding dnaJ homolog subfamily A member 2 isoform X2: protein MDQLNLYEVLGVAPDAGEEEIKKNYRKLAKEFHPDKNPNAGDKFKEISFAYEVLSDPEKRRIYDRYGLKGLQEGAEGFTDASEFFSQWFPFERASQGGRGRRDGKVVVKMEVTLEEIYVGGMKKNLEYKRHKLCGKCNGDGGPKEARESCEACGGAGRATAFTFMGLSAFDAPCPACDGRGFTIKDNMKCTPCQGIGFVEQKMKRDLVVERGAPHMLKVPFANEGNQMRGGEFGDLIVVIVQLEHSLFQRRHANLYMRDLEINLTEALCGYTHCFRHLDGRNTTILPQLLNWPCWKTFCLRGKRL from the exons ATGgatcaattaaatttatacgAAGTGCTTGGCGTGGCCCCAGACGCAGGAGAAgaggaaataaaaaag AATTATCGCAAATTGGCCAAGGAGTTTCATCCAGACAAAAACCCAAATGCTGGCGATAAGTTTAAGGAGATATCGTTTGCCTATGAAGTGCTCTCAGATCCCGAGAAGCGACGAATATACGACCGTTACGGATTGAAAGGCCTACAAGAGGGCGCTGAGGGATTCACCGATGCGTCTGAATTTTTTTCACAGTGGTTCCCCTTTGAACGGGCTTCGCAAGGGGGGCGTGGAAGGCGTGATGGTAAGGTCGTGGTCAAGATGGAGGTGACACTAGAGGAAATATACGTTGGAGGCATGAAGAAGAACCTTGAGTACAAACGCCATAAGCTCTGTGGAAAGTGCAACGGCGACGGTGGTCCCAAGGAGGCTCGTGAAAGCTGTGAGGCATGCGGCGGTGCTGGACGAGCGACCGCATTTACCTTTATGGGCCTTAGTGCGTTCGACGCG CCATGCCCAGCTTGTGATGGACGTGGATTCACCATCAAGGATAACATGAAATGCACTCCGTGTCAGGGTATCGGGTTCGTTGAGCAGAAGATGAAGCGCGATTTGGTCGTGGAACGTGGAGCGCCGCACATGTTGAAGGTTCCGTTCGCCAACGAAGGAAATCAAATGCGTGGCGGAGAGTTTGGAGATTTAATCGTCGTAATTGTTCAACTGGAGCATTCGCTTTTCCAACGTCGACATGCGAATCTTTATATGCGGGATCTAGAGATCAATCTCACCGAGGCGTTGTGCGGCTACACGCACTGTTTTAGGCACTTGGATGGGCGGAAT ACAACGATTTTGCCACAGCTCCTCAACTGGCCATGCTGGAAGACCTTCTGCCTCCGAGGCAAAAGGTTGTGA
- the kmg gene encoding RE1-silencing transcription factor: MEFPSMVERSGDHLVIRSLVSGTPVYQAPLDSGDGLQPLMEVDILERQLEQFKMGSMVMPSLPLSSVPLPASHTVLGKESPDSATLTESNAGINEEDLPQCKIRRNYSCNQCAFFTQNPRSHLSHLRDVHGERIVINECKLCLYASRHFQKLVRHMKMVHGCSDDGGTSGSSGQMKGKRNLSRETRKRRLEESIEVPTASAPGLDPNLVKMLQNGPSLEKLKAELHHQEQLLLSNVEAYNRQLEVQKLQQIFERHDNIFSMAFEYQLKLMPPKQQGATGKSDGNSSTDSEEAPQSPTPDVLELPPGVEQFQCHKCSYSTPIRARFKKHVKYHSMPLIKCSSCDFHTPYKWNLDRHTKNHGAHGHFKCSVCDFSTDIKQSLTIHELNHHVPTVGHQMAARRRAPEEQEYQVGDQQTIISKKIETEKVTPSVATLEAPLQEVTGLNCTYCQQRVANSIDLFKHLQTCSLAIKGPSQNLAATSSGDNDITEDDLPSASSDLSYCGVETAPGYGEVTDQFLPDDADDMTPLKKVFKCPHCTFWAATASRFHVHIVGHLNRKPFECSLCAYRSNWRWDITKHIRLKAIRDKSHNQAQVLMNDETGRRNYAKYNQYLTLMKVNVDQFGDAKAMRTGDMIVVPPEKLEEQICGPTEKFDKEAIATCPQVFLGALKCPQADPVDLLDCDEHTNDATMETAQQKQTDFEEAGSPANGSLKIMAANEESPLEL, encoded by the exons ATGGAGTTCCCCTCGATGGTGGAACGTTCTGGAGATCATCTGGTGATTCGCAGCCTGGTAAGTGGTACTCCAGTGTACCAAGCCCCGCTAGACAGTGGCGATGGATTGCAGCCTCTGATGGAAGTTGACATCTTGGAGCGCCAGCTAGAGCAGTTTAAGATGGGCAGTATGGTTATGCCTTCGCTACCGTTGTCGTCAGTGCCTCTGCCCGCATCCCACACAGTTCTGGGAAAGGAGAGCCCAGACTCCGCCACCCTGACAGAGAGCAACGCCGGTATCAATGAGGAAGACTTACCACAGTGCAAAATTCGGCGTAACTACAGCTGCAACCAGTGTGCGTTCTTCACCCAAAATCCCCGAAGTCATCTCTCCCATTTACGAGATGTCCACGGTGAGAGAATTGTAATAAACGAGTGCAAGCTATGCTTGTACGCGTCTCGGCATTTCCAGAAACTAGTGCGCCACATGAAAATGGTTCATGGCTGTTCAGATGATGGTGGCACTTCCGGGTCCAGTGGCCAGATGAAAGGTAAGCGAAATCTTTCCAGGGAGACGCGCAAGCGGCGATTAGAGGAGAGCATTGAAGTACCTACTGCCAGTGCGCCCGGCCTGGATCCCAATTTGGTGAAGATGCTCCAAAATGGACCTTCTTTGGAGAAACTCAAGGCCGAGCTACATCACCAAGAACAGTTGCTGCTGAGCAACGTCGAAGCTTATAATCGTCAACTGGAAGTACAGAAACTCCAGCAGATTTTCGAAAGACACGACAACATCTTCTCAATGGCGTTCGAATATCAGCTAAAGTTGATGCCGCCCAAGCAACAAGGCGCAACCGGAAAGTCGGATGGAAATAGCAGCACCGACTCGGAGGAGGCCCCCCAAAGTCCCACTCCCGATGTTTTGGAGTTGCCACCAGGTGTAGAGCAATTTCAGTGTCACAAGTGCTCGTACAGCACCCCCATCCGAGCTAGATTTAAGAAGCACGTCAAGTACCACTCCATGCCATTGATAAAGTGCAGCTCCTGTGATTTCCACACCCCTTATAAATGGAATCTAGACAGGCACACCAAGAACCACGGTGCTCACGGTCACTTCAAATGCTCGGTTTGCGATTTTAGCACGGACATAAAACAGTCGCTCACGATCCACGAACTTAACCATCACGTGCCTACGGTGGGCCACCAGATGGCCGCCAGACGCCGGGCCCCCGAAGAACAAGAATATCAAGTAGGAGACCAGCAAACAATTATATCCAAAAAGATAGAGACGGAAAAAGTCACTCCCTCAGTTGCAACTCTCGAAGCGCCACTGCAAGAGGTGACTGGGCTAAACTGCACCTATTGCCAGCAACGTGTGGCGAATTCTATTGATCTGTTCAAGCATCTTCAGACGTGCTCTCTGGCTATAAAAGGGCCTAGCCAAAATCTTGCCGCCACTTCGAGCGGTGACAATGATATTACCGAGGACGATTTACCAAGTGCTTCCAGTGATCTTAGCTACTGCGGAGTGGAAACAGCTCCAGGATATGGAGAA gtTACAGACCAATTCCTGCCCGATGACGCCGATGATATGACTCCCTTAAAAAAGGTTTTCAAGTGTCCGCATTGTACATTTTGGGCAGCAACTGCCTCCCGTTTCCACGTCCATATCGTGGGTCATTTGAATAGAAAGCCTTTTGAATGTTCCCTATGCGCCTACCGCTCCAACTGGCGCTGGGACATAACCAAGCACATTCGCCTAAAGGCTATCCGCGACAAGTCCCACAACCAGGCGCAGGTTTTAATGAACGATGAGACTGGACGGCGAAACTACGCAAAATACAACCAATACCTGACTTTAATGAAGGTGAATGTTGATCAGTTTGGCGATGCCAAAGCCATGCGTACGGGTGATATGATTGTGGTGCCGCCCGAGAAACTAGAAGAACAAATTTGTGGACCAACCGAAAAGTTTGATAAGGAAGCGATTGCCACCTGCCCTCAGGTATTTCTAGGTGCCTTAAAGTGCCCCCAGGCAGACCCAGTGGATTTACTCGATTGTGATGAACATACAAACGATGCGACTATGGAGACAGCGCAGCAAAAGCAAACTGATTTCGAAGAGGCAGGCTCACCAGCTAATGGCTCACTCAAGATAATGGCTGCAAATGAAGAATCTCCGCTCGAGTTATAA